In Myxococcus guangdongensis, one genomic interval encodes:
- a CDS encoding ABC transporter ATP-binding protein → MTSTLEVSGATVRKGERTLLADVSLRLGSGDFVAVVGPNGAGKTTLMRVALGLERPDSGRVTVDGRDVVALSPRERAAHVAWLPQRVQVSEPITALEHVAAARYRFQESHRRSEEQARAALERVQAEGLASRRITELSGGEQQRVAVAALLAQESPLVMLDEPANFLDPAQQLELYALVGRLWRSGLGVLCITHDINVLAHAVRHGGEGRIRVLGLSRGRVAFESHYDAPELGEHLGQVFSVRMRGVEVEGRRIFVGLPLERGE, encoded by the coding sequence ATGACGTCCACGCTGGAGGTCTCCGGGGCGACGGTGCGCAAGGGGGAGCGGACGCTGCTGGCGGACGTGTCCCTGCGGCTCGGGTCTGGAGACTTCGTGGCGGTGGTGGGCCCCAACGGCGCGGGCAAGACGACGTTGATGCGTGTGGCGCTCGGGCTCGAGCGGCCGGACTCAGGGCGCGTCACCGTGGACGGACGCGACGTGGTGGCGCTGTCGCCCCGGGAGCGCGCGGCCCATGTCGCGTGGTTGCCCCAGCGCGTGCAGGTCTCCGAGCCCATCACCGCGCTCGAGCACGTGGCCGCCGCGCGCTATCGCTTCCAGGAGTCGCATCGCCGCTCGGAGGAGCAGGCGCGGGCGGCGCTGGAGCGGGTGCAGGCGGAAGGGCTCGCCTCGCGGCGAATCACGGAGCTGTCCGGCGGAGAGCAGCAGCGCGTCGCGGTGGCGGCGCTGCTGGCGCAGGAGTCGCCGCTGGTGATGCTGGATGAGCCGGCGAACTTCCTGGACCCCGCGCAGCAACTGGAGCTGTACGCGCTCGTGGGGCGGCTGTGGCGCTCGGGGCTGGGCGTGCTGTGCATCACGCATGACATCAACGTGCTCGCCCACGCGGTGCGACACGGGGGCGAGGGGCGGATTCGGGTGTTGGGGTTGTCGCGTGGCCGGGTGGCCTTCGAGTCGCATTACGACGCGCCGGAGCTGGGCGAGCACCTGGGGCAGGTGTTCTCCGTGCGGATGCGGGGCGTGGAGGTCGAGGGACGGAGAATCTTCGTGGGCCTGCCGCTGGAGCGTGGCGAATGA
- a CDS encoding histidine phosphatase family protein, with translation MDWRLPSGVTRMILVRHGKPSEEMKGRCYGRLDVGLAPEGHVQAERAARLLAQVELHGLYSSPRLRALDTAKRLTEGRGLELRVEEAFREIDFGLFEGLTYEEAERRFPTVYAEWMTHPAQVRFPEGETFSEMRERVRTGGRALRARHPGQCFALVSHGGVNRTLLCEALGMSDEHLFRLDQVHAAVNVIDFYGDEPVVKLMNAEP, from the coding sequence GTGGACTGGCGACTGCCGAGCGGCGTGACGCGCATGATCCTGGTGAGGCATGGCAAGCCCTCCGAGGAGATGAAGGGCCGCTGCTACGGGAGGCTCGATGTGGGCCTCGCGCCCGAGGGACACGTCCAGGCCGAGCGCGCCGCGCGGCTGCTCGCGCAGGTGGAGTTGCACGGCCTGTATTCGAGTCCGCGGCTTCGCGCGCTCGACACGGCGAAGCGGCTGACGGAGGGCCGGGGGCTGGAGCTCCGAGTGGAGGAGGCCTTTCGCGAGATCGACTTCGGGCTCTTCGAGGGGCTCACCTACGAGGAGGCAGAGCGCCGCTTTCCCACCGTGTACGCGGAATGGATGACACACCCCGCCCAGGTGCGCTTCCCCGAGGGAGAGACGTTCTCCGAGATGCGAGAGCGCGTGCGTACCGGGGGCCGAGCGCTGCGGGCGCGGCACCCCGGACAGTGCTTCGCGCTGGTGTCTCATGGCGGCGTCAATCGCACCCTGCTCTGCGAGGCGCTCGGCATGTCGGACGAGCACCTGTTCCGACTGGACCAGGTGCACGCGGCGGTGAATGTCATCGACTTCTATGGTGACGAGCCCGTGGTGAAGTTGATGAACGCGGAGCCGTGA
- a CDS encoding carbamoyltransferase family protein yields the protein MPGDSAPWVLGIGASNHNGAACLLHGDEVVVAVQEERLIRRKRAWLPGGAVSFAVRYCLETAGIRADELSLVSCCSLMGPRGPLYDVRANPDLAPAVPVRYLSHHLGHAVGVFATSGFDESLVLVVDGFGSNIQDLSPEELAAVVTERHGEETLSVYHASREGFVPVEKHLGTFLEVTSSVDLERFRGMPRFGSLGGLYSAVGRQLFSDVLEGPGKVMGLAPHGVADTPVSDFFDVVDGRFVFHDTVPRRFTHDERWPVRQEEYRNLAASAQAALEDGLLRLVRRLRARTSCDRLCYAGGVALNSVANERLFTESGFKDLYVMPAAEDSGTAIGAAYHGLWQLTGGRSTRRLSHDSTGRTYCAEACDAALRTVPSVVSRRLPRLVPDVADLLAEGKMLGWFQGGSELGPRSLGQRSILCDPRPPDMKDTLNARVKFREGFRPFAPIILAEKVREWFDVDTASTDSPFMLRVWRFREEQRERVPAVAHVNGTGRVQTVTKEHTPLLHALLTAFHERTGVPILLNTSFNIAGEPIVETPEDALWGLLSTGLDGCVLLDRFVSKHEALHSLLDLEVLVLAERIMPLSLECMEDTLDLRPLLKEPLGFGLDASGRNLEDARRMLGSGQQGGAFKVRTPWGTAVQLVSSELSTLVSCVERGMTGWKLLERVSLEDSSLDEQKLTRMLGTLRRARILQFGVGPGV from the coding sequence ATGCCTGGGGACAGCGCTCCGTGGGTGCTGGGCATCGGCGCGTCGAACCACAACGGCGCCGCGTGCCTCCTGCATGGGGACGAGGTGGTCGTCGCCGTGCAGGAGGAGCGACTCATCCGCCGCAAGCGGGCGTGGCTCCCGGGCGGGGCCGTGTCCTTCGCGGTGCGCTACTGCCTGGAGACGGCGGGCATCCGCGCGGACGAGCTCAGCCTCGTCTCGTGCTGCTCGCTGATGGGGCCTCGCGGGCCGCTGTACGACGTGCGCGCCAACCCGGACCTCGCTCCGGCCGTCCCGGTGCGCTACCTCTCCCACCACCTGGGCCACGCGGTGGGCGTGTTCGCGACCTCCGGCTTCGATGAGTCGCTGGTGCTCGTCGTCGATGGGTTCGGCTCCAACATCCAGGACCTGTCCCCCGAGGAGCTGGCGGCCGTCGTCACCGAGCGACATGGGGAGGAGACGCTGTCCGTCTACCACGCGTCGCGCGAGGGCTTCGTGCCGGTGGAGAAGCACCTGGGCACGTTCCTGGAGGTCACGTCCTCCGTGGACCTGGAGCGCTTCCGGGGCATGCCCCGCTTCGGCAGTCTGGGTGGGTTGTACTCCGCCGTCGGACGGCAGCTCTTCTCGGATGTCCTCGAGGGGCCGGGCAAGGTCATGGGGCTCGCGCCTCACGGTGTGGCGGACACGCCCGTGTCGGACTTCTTCGACGTGGTCGACGGACGCTTCGTGTTCCACGACACCGTGCCTCGCCGCTTCACGCATGACGAGCGCTGGCCCGTGCGGCAGGAGGAGTATCGAAACCTCGCGGCCTCGGCCCAGGCGGCGCTGGAGGACGGACTGCTGCGACTGGTGCGTCGACTGCGCGCGCGCACGTCCTGCGACAGGCTCTGCTACGCGGGAGGCGTCGCGCTCAACAGCGTGGCGAACGAGCGGCTCTTCACCGAAAGCGGCTTCAAGGACCTCTATGTGATGCCCGCCGCGGAGGACAGTGGCACCGCCATCGGCGCGGCGTACCACGGCCTGTGGCAACTGACGGGCGGACGCTCCACGCGGCGATTGAGCCATGACAGCACGGGCAGGACGTACTGCGCCGAGGCCTGTGACGCCGCGCTGCGCACCGTGCCCTCGGTGGTGTCACGGAGACTGCCGCGACTCGTGCCCGACGTGGCCGACCTGCTCGCCGAGGGGAAGATGCTCGGCTGGTTCCAGGGTGGCTCCGAGCTGGGCCCGCGCTCACTGGGGCAGCGGAGCATCCTCTGCGACCCGCGCCCTCCCGACATGAAGGACACCCTCAACGCGCGCGTGAAGTTCCGCGAGGGTTTCCGTCCCTTCGCTCCCATCATCCTCGCGGAGAAGGTGCGCGAGTGGTTCGACGTCGACACGGCCTCCACGGACAGCCCCTTCATGCTCCGCGTGTGGCGCTTCCGCGAGGAGCAACGCGAGCGCGTCCCCGCCGTCGCTCACGTCAACGGCACCGGCCGTGTGCAGACGGTGACGAAGGAGCACACGCCCCTGCTGCACGCGCTGCTCACCGCGTTCCATGAACGCACCGGTGTGCCCATCCTGCTCAACACCTCGTTCAACATCGCCGGGGAGCCCATCGTCGAGACGCCCGAGGACGCGCTGTGGGGTCTGCTGTCCACGGGGCTGGATGGCTGCGTGCTCCTGGACCGCTTCGTGTCGAAGCACGAGGCGCTGCATTCACTGCTGGACCTGGAGGTGCTCGTCCTCGCAGAGCGAATCATGCCCCTGTCCTTGGAATGCATGGAGGACACGCTGGACCTTCGCCCTCTCTTGAAGGAGCCGCTGGGCTTTGGTCTGGACGCCTCGGGACGCAACCTGGAGGATGCGCGCCGGATGCTGGGCAGCGGACAACAGGGTGGCGCGTTCAAGGTGCGGACGCCGTGGGGCACCGCCGTGCAGCTCGTGTCGAGCGAGCTGTCGACCCTCGTCTCGTGCGTGGAGCGCGGGATGACCGGCTGGAAGCTCCTGGAGCGCGTCTCACTCGAGGACTCGAGCCTGGATGAGCAGAAGCTGACGCGGATGCTCGGCACCTTGCGGCGCGCCCGAATCCTCCAGTTCGGGGTCGGTCCGGGCGTGTGA
- the cobT gene encoding nicotinate-nucleotide--dimethylbenzimidazole phosphoribosyltransferase has translation MPAYRDVLARIPEPDAEAGRQCQGLLDMKTKPQGSLGRLEELACQWATLRGEPAPAMPRKGMVVMAADHGVTEEGVSAYPAEVTAQMVANFSRGGAAINVLSRQHDVRVEVVDMGVRVPVDGLTGVRHHRMGPGTANLARGPAMSRKTAEEALSVGALLALELAESGVTLLGLGDMGIGNTTASAALTCVLAGVSPDMATGRGTGVDDAGLSRKVDVVRRALVVNQPDAADPLDVLAKVGGFEIAGLAGAALGAASKRVPVMLDGFISSVAGLVAARLCPRVMPFLMASHMSREAGHRRVLEALRLRPLLDLGLRLGEGTGAVLAMGLVDSSLHVLHEMATFASAGVAEKSQR, from the coding sequence ATGCCCGCATACCGTGACGTGCTCGCCAGGATTCCCGAACCTGACGCCGAGGCCGGCAGGCAGTGCCAGGGGCTGTTGGACATGAAGACCAAGCCCCAGGGGAGCCTCGGCCGCCTGGAGGAGCTGGCGTGTCAGTGGGCCACGCTGCGGGGAGAGCCCGCTCCGGCGATGCCTCGCAAGGGCATGGTGGTGATGGCCGCGGACCACGGCGTGACGGAGGAGGGCGTGAGCGCCTATCCCGCTGAAGTCACCGCGCAGATGGTGGCCAACTTCTCCCGGGGTGGCGCGGCCATCAACGTGCTGTCGCGCCAGCACGACGTGCGCGTGGAGGTCGTCGACATGGGCGTGCGCGTGCCCGTGGACGGGCTCACGGGCGTGCGCCACCACCGCATGGGCCCCGGCACGGCGAACCTCGCGCGGGGACCGGCGATGTCGCGCAAGACGGCCGAGGAGGCGCTGAGCGTGGGCGCGCTCCTGGCGCTCGAGCTGGCGGAGTCGGGCGTGACGTTGCTCGGGCTGGGGGACATGGGCATCGGCAACACCACCGCGTCGGCGGCGCTGACGTGTGTGCTCGCGGGCGTGTCACCAGACATGGCCACCGGGCGCGGCACGGGCGTGGACGACGCGGGCCTGTCGCGCAAGGTGGACGTGGTGCGGCGCGCGTTGGTGGTGAACCAGCCGGACGCGGCGGACCCGCTGGATGTGCTCGCCAAGGTGGGCGGCTTCGAAATCGCGGGGCTCGCGGGCGCGGCGCTCGGCGCGGCGTCGAAGCGCGTGCCGGTGATGTTGGATGGCTTCATCTCCTCGGTCGCCGGGCTGGTGGCGGCGCGGCTGTGTCCCCGGGTGATGCCCTTCCTCATGGCCAGTCACATGTCGCGCGAGGCGGGCCACCGGCGGGTGCTGGAGGCGCTGCGCCTGCGGCCCCTGTTGGATTTGGGGCTGCGGCTGGGCGAGGGCACCGGCGCGGTGCTCGCGATGGGGCTGGTGGACAGCAGCCTGCATGTGCTGCACGAGATGGCGACCTTCGCCTCGGCCGGCGTCGCGGAGAAGTCGCAGCGCTGA
- a CDS encoding ABC transporter substrate-binding protein, producing MAGLLRRVHYKALVTHSSVRDAPSMSPSRSFRLLGLALLLLAGCQRSSPPPQEPGARRLVSLSPGITETLYALGAGPQVVGRSDYSSWPPEAQSVPKVGSTLAPNYEAIARLKPTLILDEQVKQAPAGSLAAVAPVKVLPWLTVDDVANGVRELGRQTGREAQANALATKVETTLKRAPPKDAPRVLLVIGDAEAGLSSIWYIRKGSLHGAALEAAGARNAVAEDPGGPPNISVEQLMTLDPDIILVLLEGPVPTPEEEARQLAAWKQLSVLRAVKEGRVKLVAGPGVQSTGPRILDLVERLRSALRFDAKTP from the coding sequence ATGGCGGGCCTCCTCCGGCGGGTGCACTATAAGGCGCTCGTCACGCACTCCTCGGTGCGTGATGCTCCGTCCATGTCCCCTTCGCGCTCCTTCCGTCTGCTGGGCCTCGCACTCCTGCTCCTCGCGGGCTGCCAGCGCTCCTCGCCTCCGCCCCAGGAGCCGGGCGCGCGGCGGCTCGTCTCGCTGTCCCCTGGAATCACGGAGACGCTCTACGCCCTGGGGGCGGGGCCGCAGGTGGTGGGGCGCTCGGACTATTCGTCCTGGCCTCCCGAGGCGCAGAGCGTGCCCAAGGTCGGCTCCACGCTGGCGCCCAACTACGAGGCTATCGCCCGGCTCAAGCCCACGCTCATCCTGGATGAACAGGTGAAGCAGGCTCCCGCGGGCTCTCTGGCCGCCGTCGCTCCGGTGAAGGTGCTGCCCTGGCTCACGGTGGATGACGTGGCGAACGGGGTCCGCGAGCTGGGGCGGCAGACGGGCCGTGAGGCGCAGGCGAACGCGCTGGCCACGAAGGTGGAGACCACGCTGAAGCGCGCGCCTCCGAAGGACGCGCCCCGGGTGCTGCTGGTGATTGGCGACGCGGAGGCCGGGCTCTCCAGCATCTGGTACATCCGCAAGGGTTCGCTGCATGGCGCGGCGCTGGAGGCCGCGGGGGCTCGCAACGCCGTCGCCGAGGACCCCGGCGGCCCGCCGAACATCTCCGTCGAGCAGTTGATGACGTTGGACCCGGACATCATCCTCGTGTTGCTCGAGGGCCCCGTGCCGACGCCCGAGGAGGAGGCTCGGCAGCTGGCCGCGTGGAAGCAGCTGTCGGTGCTGCGCGCGGTGAAGGAGGGGCGCGTGAAGCTGGTGGCGGGGCCGGGTGTGCAGTCCACCGGGCCGCGCATCCTGGATTTGGTGGAGCGGCTGCGGTCCGCGCTGCGGTTCGACGCGAAGACGCCATGA
- a CDS encoding cytochrome P450, translated as METQPPGEASGRPVIRVPGKTHDLFSSQALDNPYAVYARLLEQPACWSAESQLWLFSRHADCLEVLANPRFSRNIASARKRRPQDYPPPPEALAALSAMHNQWFLLMDPPEHTRLRAVTKRALGPRMKELALHIQALVESLVFQARQRGGMDVISEFAMPLARSTLRQLVGADDLDEGLYQHWALCLARCADASAPLGVREAASAATREVHQSLQAAVTRRRQSRQSDVLGLLVAAQEDEQALSEEELLPTCMLLLFGGYDTSVNLIGNGMLALMEHRAQWEALCAEPARAKGAVEEVLRFDTPLQLVSRMAQEDVDVGGTHVRAGEWAWVLLGAANRDPRRFDNPDALDIQRTDLQHVAFGHGIHQCVGAALGRIEAQSAFGTLARELPQLRLVPGAWKRRDTAVFRGLTTLPCQL; from the coding sequence ATGGAGACCCAACCGCCAGGCGAGGCCAGCGGACGCCCGGTCATCCGCGTCCCAGGCAAGACGCACGACCTCTTCTCTTCGCAGGCGCTCGACAATCCCTATGCCGTGTATGCGCGGCTCCTCGAACAGCCCGCGTGCTGGAGCGCCGAGTCACAGCTGTGGTTGTTCTCGCGACACGCGGACTGCCTGGAGGTGCTCGCCAATCCCCGCTTCAGTCGGAACATCGCCAGCGCGAGGAAGCGCCGTCCCCAGGACTACCCTCCCCCACCAGAGGCGCTCGCGGCGCTGTCCGCCATGCACAACCAGTGGTTCCTGCTCATGGACCCGCCGGAGCACACGCGCCTGCGCGCGGTGACGAAGCGCGCCCTGGGCCCTCGCATGAAGGAGCTGGCCCTCCACATCCAGGCCCTGGTGGAGTCCCTGGTCTTCCAGGCGCGCCAGCGTGGGGGAATGGATGTCATCTCCGAGTTCGCCATGCCCCTGGCCCGCAGCACGCTGCGCCAGCTGGTGGGCGCGGATGATTTGGATGAAGGGCTGTATCAACACTGGGCGCTGTGCCTCGCACGGTGCGCGGATGCCTCCGCGCCACTGGGCGTTCGCGAGGCCGCGAGCGCCGCCACGCGCGAGGTGCACCAGTCCCTCCAGGCCGCTGTCACCCGGCGCCGACAGTCGCGGCAATCGGATGTCCTCGGGCTGCTGGTGGCCGCGCAGGAGGACGAACAGGCGTTGAGCGAGGAGGAGCTGTTGCCCACATGCATGCTGCTGCTCTTCGGCGGCTACGACACCTCCGTCAACCTCATCGGCAATGGGATGCTCGCGTTGATGGAGCACCGCGCGCAGTGGGAGGCGCTGTGCGCAGAGCCCGCGCGCGCCAAGGGGGCGGTGGAGGAGGTGCTGCGCTTCGATACCCCTCTCCAGCTCGTCTCGCGCATGGCGCAGGAGGACGTGGACGTTGGCGGAACGCACGTCCGCGCGGGCGAGTGGGCGTGGGTGCTGCTCGGCGCGGCGAATCGGGACCCCAGGCGCTTCGACAATCCCGACGCGCTGGACATCCAGCGCACGGACCTCCAGCATGTCGCCTTCGGCCACGGCATCCACCAATGCGTCGGCGCGGCGCTCGGGCGCATCGAAGCCCAGAGCGCATTCGGCACCCTGGCGCGCGAGCTGCCACAGCTTCGGCTCGTGCCCGGTGCGTGGAAGCGGCGCGACACCGCCGTGTTCCGCGGCCTCACCACCCTGCCCTGCCAGCTCTGA
- a CDS encoding FecCD family ABC transporter permease — protein MKARLVVMLLLCGLVAVAAPFIGPPMPPDARDFILWQLRIPRTLMALLVGGTLSLVGAVYQSLFANPLAAPSTVGTTAGATLGALVAIVLGARSVLWGLPLITASAFAGALGVSLLVAAIAAGRGVRMNDLVLAGIAFSMAAGAISTGVQFSADSAELLAATRWTMGHLPQVGYQGIVALVPIAAVSVVGLLSLTRALEVFISGEEHAESQGVNVRVVRMASIGLGALGVAGCVAWCGPIAFVELIVPHIVRRVLGVSRRVLLPCSVIVGASFLALCDAASRVILPGREPPVGLVTAALGTPLLVYLVARKSR, from the coding sequence ATGAAGGCCCGGCTGGTGGTGATGTTGCTCTTGTGCGGGCTGGTGGCGGTCGCCGCGCCGTTCATCGGGCCGCCCATGCCGCCGGACGCGCGGGACTTCATCCTCTGGCAGTTGCGCATCCCCCGGACGCTGATGGCGCTGCTGGTGGGCGGCACGCTGTCGCTGGTGGGGGCGGTGTATCAGTCGCTCTTCGCCAATCCGCTCGCCGCGCCGAGCACGGTGGGCACCACGGCCGGGGCCACGCTGGGGGCGCTGGTGGCCATCGTCTTGGGGGCTCGCTCCGTGCTGTGGGGATTGCCGCTCATCACCGCGTCCGCGTTCGCGGGGGCGTTGGGCGTCAGCCTGTTGGTGGCCGCCATCGCCGCGGGGCGGGGCGTGCGGATGAACGATTTGGTGCTCGCGGGCATCGCCTTCTCGATGGCGGCGGGGGCCATCTCCACGGGCGTGCAGTTCTCGGCGGACTCGGCGGAGCTGCTGGCGGCCACCCGGTGGACCATGGGGCACCTGCCGCAGGTGGGCTACCAGGGAATCGTCGCGCTCGTGCCCATCGCGGCCGTGTCGGTGGTGGGGCTGTTGTCACTGACGCGGGCGCTGGAGGTGTTCATCTCCGGCGAGGAGCACGCCGAGTCGCAGGGCGTCAACGTGCGCGTGGTGCGCATGGCCTCGATTGGCCTGGGCGCGCTCGGCGTGGCGGGGTGTGTCGCGTGGTGTGGCCCCATCGCCTTCGTGGAGCTCATCGTCCCGCACATCGTCCGGCGTGTGCTGGGGGTGAGCCGGCGCGTGCTGTTGCCGTGCTCGGTGATCGTCGGCGCGAGCTTCCTGGCGCTCTGTGACGCCGCCTCCCGAGTCATCCTGCCTGGGCGAGAGCCGCCCGTGGGCCTGGTGACGGCGGCGCTGGGTACACCGCTGCTTGTGTACCTGGTGGCACGCAAGTCTCGCTGA
- a CDS encoding cobyric acid synthase, which translates to MSKHPHLMIQGTGSHVGKTTLVAGLCRLYANRGLRVAPFKSQNMSLNSFVTEENEEIARATAVQSFAARQRPIVHMNPLLLKPKSDSVSQLIIHGKPHQDVDAREYFLADTHRALKLAAIQESIDHLNRHYDLVIAEGAGSCAEPNLRPYDVVNMEVAHRLDARVFVAADIDKGGVVAELLGTLRVLELVAPEDVARISGFIINKFRGDRQVLQPAVDFIEQHAKKPVVGVLPYLSLALEEEDRVQPRLHGTPEVDIAVVYLPHISNSTDFDYLQEEPHVRVRFVRSVDQLGAPDAIILPGTKNTVGDLVHLRRIGFERVLQELSTTTPIVGICGGFQMLGRNLLDEHRRESEHGSTTGLGLLDIDVEFLPGKTVFNRHYTPTKDNPLREAGEVSGYEIHSGLIRYDSARPMYAHPGGFDGAVHERLPIFGTFIHDLFKNPRLSRAFVDTLRQRKGLPVLTAPLCNHDTRREESYNRLAAALAEHMTSID; encoded by the coding sequence ATGTCGAAGCACCCCCACCTCATGATTCAGGGCACGGGTTCCCACGTGGGGAAGACCACGCTGGTGGCCGGGCTGTGCCGCCTGTACGCGAACCGGGGCCTGCGCGTGGCCCCGTTCAAGTCGCAGAACATGTCCCTCAACTCCTTCGTCACCGAGGAGAACGAGGAGATTGCCCGCGCCACCGCGGTGCAGTCCTTCGCGGCGAGGCAGCGGCCCATCGTCCACATGAACCCGCTGCTGCTCAAGCCCAAGTCGGACAGCGTCAGCCAGCTCATCATCCACGGCAAGCCCCACCAGGACGTCGACGCGCGCGAGTACTTCCTGGCCGACACGCACCGGGCGCTCAAGCTCGCCGCCATCCAGGAGTCCATCGACCACCTGAATCGCCACTACGACCTGGTCATCGCCGAGGGCGCGGGGAGCTGCGCGGAGCCCAACCTGCGCCCGTACGACGTGGTGAACATGGAGGTGGCCCACCGGCTGGACGCCCGCGTCTTCGTCGCGGCGGACATCGACAAGGGCGGCGTGGTGGCGGAGCTGCTCGGCACGCTGCGCGTCCTGGAGCTCGTCGCCCCCGAGGACGTCGCGCGCATCTCCGGCTTCATCATCAACAAGTTCCGCGGAGACCGGCAGGTCCTCCAGCCCGCCGTGGACTTCATCGAACAGCACGCGAAGAAGCCCGTCGTCGGGGTGCTGCCCTACCTGTCCCTCGCGCTGGAAGAAGAGGACCGCGTCCAGCCCCGGCTCCACGGCACGCCCGAGGTCGACATCGCCGTCGTCTACCTGCCCCACATCTCCAACAGCACGGACTTCGACTACCTCCAGGAGGAACCCCACGTGCGCGTGCGCTTCGTGCGCTCCGTGGACCAGTTGGGCGCGCCCGACGCCATCATCCTGCCCGGCACCAAGAACACGGTGGGGGACCTGGTCCACCTGCGACGCATCGGCTTCGAGCGCGTGCTCCAGGAGCTGAGCACCACCACGCCCATCGTCGGCATCTGCGGCGGCTTCCAGATGCTGGGGCGCAACCTGCTCGACGAACACCGCCGCGAGTCCGAGCACGGCAGCACCACCGGCCTGGGCCTGTTGGACATCGACGTGGAGTTCCTGCCGGGCAAGACGGTCTTCAACCGTCACTACACCCCGACGAAGGACAATCCCTTGCGGGAGGCGGGCGAGGTGTCCGGGTATGAAATCCATTCCGGGCTCATCCGGTACGACAGCGCCCGGCCGATGTATGCCCACCCCGGCGGCTTCGATGGCGCCGTGCACGAGCGGCTGCCCATCTTCGGCACCTTCATCCATGACCTGTTCAAGAACCCACGTCTGAGCCGCGCCTTCGTCGACACGCTGCGCCAGCGCAAGGGATTGCCAGTCCTGACAGCGCCCCTGTGCAACCACGACACCCGTCGGGAGGAAAGCTATAATCGGCTCGCTGCCGCCCTGGCCGAGCACATGACATCCATCGACTGA
- the cobS gene encoding adenosylcobinamide-GDP ribazoletransferase gives MKRLLAGIAFLSRIPVPGAATFDAGDVGRATLCFPLVGALLAAILVGVRHALFPLLPATVTAFILLVVYALLTGALHLDGLADMADGFGGGRTKEDVLRIMRDHVIGAYGGTALLLDVGLKSSALAALLERGQADVALVVALTLGRWGSVPQGWLFPYARRTGGIGVAITDHVGRVEVAGATVLGLGIAVGLMGWRGGVIMAVVAMVSMLQALWCRKKIDGITGDTMGANTEVCEAVVLVLALALG, from the coding sequence ATGAAGCGACTCCTCGCCGGCATCGCGTTCCTCAGTCGCATCCCCGTCCCCGGGGCGGCCACGTTCGACGCTGGCGACGTGGGCCGCGCCACGCTGTGCTTCCCGCTCGTCGGCGCGCTGCTCGCGGCCATCCTGGTGGGCGTGCGCCACGCGCTCTTCCCCCTGCTCCCCGCCACGGTGACGGCGTTCATCCTGCTCGTCGTCTATGCGCTGCTGACCGGCGCGCTGCACCTGGACGGGCTGGCGGACATGGCGGACGGCTTCGGCGGCGGGCGCACGAAGGAGGACGTGCTGCGCATCATGCGCGACCACGTCATCGGCGCGTATGGCGGGACGGCCCTGCTCTTGGATGTGGGGCTGAAGTCGAGCGCGCTGGCCGCGCTGCTCGAGCGGGGACAGGCGGACGTCGCGCTGGTGGTGGCGCTGACGTTGGGGCGGTGGGGCTCGGTGCCCCAGGGGTGGCTGTTCCCCTATGCGCGCCGCACGGGGGGCATCGGCGTGGCCATCACGGACCATGTCGGGCGCGTCGAGGTGGCGGGGGCCACGGTGCTGGGGCTCGGCATCGCCGTGGGGCTCATGGGCTGGCGTGGCGGTGTCATCATGGCTGTGGTGGCCATGGTGTCGATGCTCCAGGCCCTGTGGTGCCGGAAGAAGATTGACGGAATCACGGGCGATACCATGGGCGCCAACACAGAGGTGTGCGAGGCGGTGGTGCTCGTGCTCGCGCTGGCGCTCGGATGA